CAATCCACTGCACTTCCATGTCCTTGTCCTGATATCACTTCTGGTGCTAAATATTCATGTGTTCCCACAAATGACTTTGATCTCGCGTTTATCGGTTCCGCTACTAATTCTTGAATTTGATGATGATCTTGATCTTGATCTTGATTATGATTATTAGTGTCGGCTCGTTCTGTGATTGTTGCGACTTTTTTAGATTTCTTGAATTTTCTGTTTGAAGATGAGAAACAAGAAAGAACGGGCTGAATTGGTGTGGAACAAGATGGTGTAATGAAACAAGATTGAATATTTGTGTGGTCATCTTGATCAATAGGTTGTTGTAATGATGAGTTGGGTTGTTTGGATTTTAAAACTTGTGGGACGACGTCACATTTAAGACAAAGATCGAAATCTGAAAGCATGATATGACCATCTTCTCTTACGAGAACATTTTCTGGTTTTAAGTCTCTGTAAACAATCCCCATCATGTGTAGATACTCTAGGGCTAAAAGTGTCTCAGCGCCATAAAACCTACATTCAACACAATCTTAATTAGTTTAGCATCATTAATTAGTTACAACTACACactaattatgaaatttacgttTAATTATGCGGTACCAAAACAGAACGTTGAAATGATAATAACTGAAATGAGAACAGTCGAAAAATTATGAACACAAAGTTTAAAGAAGACAAATAGAGACTTACTTAGCAGATGAAATGCTGAAGCGTCTACCAGGCTGACGTTGTCGAGCAGCATATAAATCGCCACCAGGACAAAACTCCATGACCAAGCAAGAATAATGAGAAGCATCAAATTCAGCATACAAACTAGGCAAAAACGGATGATCAAGCATACCCAGAATTTCCTTCTCCATTTCAGCTCTCTGCAATTTATTCCTGATAACAAGTGCTTCTTTATCAACAACTTTCATCGCATAAAAACACTGACCCATACCCACTACTGGGTTCCTTATTTGGCACAGATACACGTTCCCTAAATCGCCGCTGCCTAATCGTCGAAGCAGCCGAAAATGGTCGAGCCCAACTCGACCGTTAGCCATTTGTATGCGCTTGATGGCTTGCCATGCGGCTTGGTTAGCTTTGTGTGGCTTATAGGGAGTGGAGAAGGATGATTCAGCTAGAGAAGAGGCTACGGAGACGGAGCTCCGGCGGCTGCCGAAGCTGAGGTTACTCATCCAGCTCCGGCTAGAGTCTGGTATGGTGATGGAGGAAGAGCTACTATCGTAATCAGATTCATCTCTGGGTGTTATGGTTGCCATGAGAAGaagtatttgttttttttttttctgtgtTTTTTGGGATTGGGCGTCCCGTCTTATATGGAGTTTTTGAAGTGCATATGCTTTGGGGCATTTTTGTAATTTGCAGTACAGGATAATTGTGTGTTTAGTTTTATCCTTTACTGTTAATTTAATGGAaatgcaaatttaatttaattttcaaaccagaacatataaaatttaactatGGGGCATTTTTTAATGTAATCCACACTTTCatcctttttatttgaaaatcaaataatataattttttatttttatttttattaacactttaattattttattttattttgatattagtcaactaaatcaaatgatttaattaaaaaaaattcaatatagtttttgaatttatattttatatatgagagaataaaaattagagtatattattataaaaattaagattaatttcaataaaatatcaaatgtcTGCGGgttgtcagttataaccaaatttttcaaaatcggTTAGTTTAGCCCATTTTGTGATAATTGAAACCTTTTCTAACCATTCGTGAATCAAACCGAAAAAGTTGTCATTCGTGAATGGGCTAAACTAACCGATTTTAAATGTTATGagatatttgaaacgttttttaGCGAAATCAATCAAATCGAACTGATTAttggttcggttcagtttgaaaaattattttattttacccTTTTTTTGTTGCATGTTGAGAATTCTTAATTTAATCAAGATCTTTTTGTTTGTATGTGAATCATCTTCTGTTTGAttaactttttgaaaattattgatcaaaattctaaaaattatttaaggataaaatatttatgttagATATATCGcatatgaataaatattttgaagttATCTTGCctcttcataatttttttttgggttaattgcaaattaatacacaaactttaccctaatttgcaattacaacacgaactttaaaacttggcaaattggtacaccgatttttattttttggcgaattgatacaccaaactggaaaaacactaacgtggacctTGTCATATACAGCCaagtgttgttgtatgattggtcggtgtactaatttgccaaaaaaatgaaagttggtgtattaagttgccaagtttcaaagttcgtgttgtaattgcaaattacggtaaagttcgtgtattaatttgcaattaacccttttttttttgaagttgTTGTTCTGGCTGATATAAAACTACAACAAATTAAATCTTATAAGTTATAACCATCTAAGCAAGTGATGTTCGTAGGGAGATAattagattaaatatttttccaattttcgaACTATAACCTTTTTATACAATGGTtaccgaattataaaaaatcatacaaTAATTACCGTAATATAACTTCTctatgaattataaaaagttgTAAAGCGGttgtcaaattatatttttttcacaaaACGGTTACCCGATTGCTGATGTGGACGAGACAAAAATATATAGTGAGGCATCAAGTCGGTAatcattttataacaaaaatagTTTGGTAACTATTTTGCAAGAAAATACAAGTTCGGTAatcattttataactttttataattccgCCATCATTTTGTCAAAATGATGTAATTCGATAATTGTTttgttacttttaaaaattcgataactattttataaaattattatagttGAGTattcgtaaaaataattaacccgagaagattaattaaatttgcTTGCCCTTCTTTCAAGTGAACTATATCCATTGTTCTCCTTGTTTATGACATTTTTGTGAAATTTATGACTTGATTATCTCATCTAAAGTAACTTTTATTCGTATAATttatacttcctccgtcccataaaaatagaaaaagtagctaatttttttgtcccacaaagatagaaaAACTAATGTTagttaattacaaaattattaaaatacctttatatcaacattaattgatttaaagtttCAATATATGCTTTTTATGCATCTAAAATTCTATTAgctaatatttatatagtggcTTTAGGTTGTGTGAATCActaattttttatgatttactttaagaaattaaaagaacaatttaggaaaattatcacaaattacctataattaactacttttttaattcttgtgaaagagctactttttctatctttacgggacagATGAAGTACTTTATTTTGACACTTTTGGTAAAagaataacaaaattaatattaaaaattatatttcaaaaattgttAGTACTTATTAGTAATAATGAACAAGAATGTTTTTTTTACTAAAGTTGAGAATTACTAATTAGTCCCCCAAAAGAGACGATTTTGTTGAGATGTTAAACCTGCTGCTGCagttttctttatattttagtattattattttcagaaaAGGAGAGATCAAATTCAACGAATTAATTAGgataatacataaaaaaatgtgATTTGGTTTTGGATTAAGGAAATGAATTTAGAAGAAGGCATGCTAACTTAGCTGACACAACCACTACTTTTTGTTCTTCTATCGCCAAAAGTGAGTTTCAGGATATTCATTTTCTGGTGGGTATCCTATGATCAGTAGTATATAtggatttaattaattatgcaTGAAATTTAGCATCCACTAATCAAAACGAGAGTCATTAAATTACCATTTAATAGTGGCAATTCTGTTATTCTTTTACCAAAAGTGTCCCCTTCTGGAAGCTTGTTGGTCAAAAAGCCTTTGTTCTTTTCCTCTTTAAAGTGCTTGTGTTATGTGCAACCCGTTTTCGAAGATGCGTTTCCCAAGCAGATGCTATTCACTCTTCATTTTTGTTATAGGGTGGATCAAAGTTTCTCAAATGGATCTCAACTATAAAATGTCACCATTAAATCTTTTACAATCAGAGTAATCCTCATTCGAGTCGTATAAGTCCGTTGTAAAAGATAAATTATCTGatctcaaattttaaacaacCTCACTTAAGTTAGAAGATGGTattcacttttttaaaattaacaaacgtacattttatcctttttttcGGTATAAGAGAAAAAAGCAAAGtttaaaacaaactaaaaaccAATACTCCTTACATACGAAGTACCATATAAATCATGCGAGATCCATGGCATAAGACTAGGAGGCGGGTTATCATGATAACAACATCCAATAAGATAATCATCGCCTATCGAATTAAGCGAGGTGGTCCGCTGCAAAATTAGTTTTCCTGTACATATGACACATCTTGACAGCCCAACTTCTGTTTATCAACTCTTTAATAGCAGTGATAATATTCGAAAATTTCACTACATCCTCATCGGAAAAGTATTGATTAGATATGGCACATGTTAACAGACCAATgtacattttacctttttagtttgtcataaaatatttaagaatacATTTGCATCCCTCCGTCCCTAAAAAAATAGACCATTTGAACAAATATAaaacctaaaaaaaatattgttaaatttgttaaaattagttcttttatttatctttttaattttatccttctatatatatatatatatatatatatatatatatatatatatatatatatatatatatatatatatattcaagaAAAAAGATATTCCATTTTAGagaaatatcataaaattaattcGATTTGTTTAGCagataaaagaaaattaataccATTAATTTGGTTTGAATCGATCACATGTTGATAATAGCACCCAAAATTTTGTTTTCTCCTTATCACTAtcacttttattaattttcaattataaatttttttttatatccaccacttttcttttatatttgaatAGGATACTAAACTCAAACGAGCCGTAAACTTatgatatttgaaaaaatattgtatttaatattctatcctttccattttattttttatttttttatgttctaAATAATATCACTTTTATTTAtggacatattttttttattcttaatataAATGGGTTTAATATATTGATTAGTGTATAGATTTTATGATTGTTTTtgactaaattaaatttttaatgcaCAAATTTATAGTATTTCATGAGATTCTATCGTCTCAAAAAATAGTTACGGAACTACAATATATTTTATCTAGAGAAAattaaatcattattttttcaCTTGCGGTTTgaataaaattgatataatagataaaattattaaatcagacagtaaatttttgttttttaaattttttgacaaatttaatataataaattgttGAGTATATCATTTTTAAGAATATATATTTAGTACTATATAAcctatgtttaaaaaattagcgGATGCAAAATTGGATTGTAACTTGATAAAACATTGAAGATAAGCTTTATAATTTTCAAGAAGTGGTTAAAGATAACTTGAAAAGGGTACATTgaagatttatttttttttctttttgaagatTTCAAATGTATCCATTGAAGATAAGCTTCAAGGAATGATAATTTATCACACACAAAAATATCATCATAACAATGGCATTCATTAATAGTACTAATTTGTTTCAACATTGGAATAATTCCACTATATGCGCAAAAAACATGCATGCATTAGCATTTTAGGGCTGAATGGACCGCAAGAAGTGCCCAATCAATTTGGGATTATTAGCTTTAAtgtacctttttttttctcaaaaaaatgaTTATTACCTCGTGCCTCTATAATTACTTGTAGTACCTTTTTTTCTCAATCATAATTTATCAGTGCccaaaataaaagttttagcATCACATTTATAGTTATGAAGAAATTTCCGATCCTTACTACTACTAAATTAATACTACTAAAATTCACACTGGCtcactatttttatttaaaaaatactccgtccgtcccattttaaaaatttctttatttttatacaaaaattaagaaatatattattaaatccACCATTTTATACCATTTTAAATATTCCTACTTACGTGACAATATTTCATtcgttcaattttttttcttcaaaagtgtatatctcaaaaattaacttttaatccatccattctttttttttttagaggCATCCATCCATTCTTTTATTGTCACGTCAGATAAGTTAAAAAAAGATGGGTTGAAAGGGAAGATTATACTTATATAgcattacttaaaaaaatatcttttcATATAGTTCcatattttattcttataaatgatagtgatttttttttataaaattcatttaaatgactaaataaaggataaaaagagaaattcaacataaaaatatttttaaaatagaaatgaaaCTTTAAAATGGAATATTCCAAAATGGTAaatgagacttttaaaatggAACGGATGGA
This region of Mercurialis annua linkage group LG1-X, ddMerAnnu1.2, whole genome shotgun sequence genomic DNA includes:
- the LOC126684826 gene encoding protein kinase PINOID 2, which produces MATITPRDESDYDSSSSSITIPDSSRSWMSNLSFGSRRSSVSVASSLAESSFSTPYKPHKANQAAWQAIKRIQMANGRVGLDHFRLLRRLGSGDLGNVYLCQIRNPVVGMGQCFYAMKVVDKEALVIRNKLQRAEMEKEILGMLDHPFLPSLYAEFDASHYSCLVMEFCPGGDLYAARQRQPGRRFSISSAKFYGAETLLALEYLHMMGIVYRDLKPENVLVREDGHIMLSDFDLCLKCDVVPQVLKSKQPNSSLQQPIDQDDHTNIQSCFITPSCSTPIQPVLSCFSSSNRKFKKSKKVATITERADTNNHNQDQDQDHHQIQELVAEPINARSKSFVGTHEYLAPEVISGQGHGSAVDWWTLGVFLYEMLYGRTPFKGENNEKTLINILKQPLTFPRIAVNSSKEYEEMVKIQDLISKLLVKNPKKRIGNLKGSVEIKRHEFFKGVNWALIRSVRPPEVPNESIKIRNSINGNNISTIRTQIPKLSKKEREAPYQIPQHHFEYF